From one Culex quinquefasciatus strain JHB chromosome 3, VPISU_Cqui_1.0_pri_paternal, whole genome shotgun sequence genomic stretch:
- the LOC6033841 gene encoding uncharacterized protein LOC6033841, with protein MVGHSGEMLVRPQLSPRVPQSPPQQQHHHQDYPVFIPPRKRQAGKKTPIGNHVDHIVHLQGNKKDWNLSPESDAVRKTKRWNSEEIIEIDSTRKHISQEGMDEDDDLNELQQFHPLKDSSTVTPSSISESSLDRRSSKSHELLTGGSGKRSKKRVNIRTDMDEINGRRTPSAICNYEDLESGETSVLNGDMDQYSLDRYNTRRSMSPDNYLTLTGTIKRGRKKGQSVDVQLNISREELEQINKQALAVHEEVCRTKKQCCCQCTLRAGLHVLLLSLVCLPFVTLTTSIYSFYIGTVTWYNMFTYFNEEKSYFHKLLMSPLLILAYPLAIVFCTLGLGLYAGLKQISLHFTAWLNEISDVEKGFYGWLCSFLHLSDCSPYEVVILTDICPSGVGTDQPLQSESTQINSSTEELSL; from the exons ATGGTTGGCCACAGCGGGGAAATGCTCGTGCGGCCACAATTGTCCCCGAGGGTACCACAATCGCCaccacagcagcagcaccaccaccagGACTATCCGGTGTTTATTCCGCCGAGGAAGCGCCAAGCCGGCAAGAAAACGCCCATCGGCAATCACGTAGATCATATTGTTCATTTACAG GGAAACAAAAAAGACTGGAATTTATCGCCGGAATCGGACGCGGTGCGCAAAACCAAACGCTGGAACAGCGAGGAAATCATAGAGATCGACAGCACGCGGAAACACATCAGCCAGGAAGGGATGGACGAGGACGACGATTTGAACGAACTGCAGCAGTTTCATCCGCTCAAGGACAGCTCGACGGTTACGCCGAGTAGCATCTCGGAGAGCAGTCTGGACAGACGGTCGAGCAAGTCCCACGAGTTGCTCACGGGCGGCAGTGGCAAGCGGTCCAAGAAGCGGGTCAACATTCGAACGGATATGGACGAGATCAATGGGAGGCGGACGCCATCGGCCATATGTAACTACGAAGATTTGGAGTCGGGCGAAACGAGCGTGCTGAACGGCGATATGGACCAGTACAGTTTGGATCGGTATAATACGAGACGGTCGATGTCACCGGATAACTATCTCACGTTGACGG GAACTATCAAGCGTGGTCGCAAAAAGGGACAATCCGTTGATGTTCAGCTGAACATTTCACGCGAAGAGTTGGAGCAGATCAACAAGCAGGCTCTCGCCGTGCACGAGGAAGTTTGTCGTACAAAGAAGCAGTGCTGCTGCCAGTGTACCCTCCGGGCCGGTCTTCACGTCCTGCTACTATCGCTCGTATGTCTGCCATTCGTCACGCTGACCACCAGCATTTACTCGTTCTACATTGGGACCGTCACGTGGTACAACATGTTCACCTATTTCAACGAAGAAAAGTCCTACTTTCACAAACTGTTGATGTCTCCGCTGCTGATACTGGCCTACCCGCTGGCGATCGTGTTTTGCACCCTCGGCCTAGGTTTGTACGCCGGGCTGAAGCAGATCAGTCTTCACTTCACCGCCTGGTTGAACGAGATCAGCGACGTCGAAAAAGGTTTCTACGGCTGGTTGTGCTCCTTTTTGCACCTGTCCGACTGCAGCCCGTATGAAGTGGTAATCCTGACGGACATTTGTCCCAGCGGGGTGGGAACGGACCAGCCGCTGCAGAGCGAGTCGACCCAGATCAACTCTTCGACGGAGGAGTTGTCGCTTTAA